The following DNA comes from Musa acuminata AAA Group cultivar baxijiao chromosome BXJ1-4, Cavendish_Baxijiao_AAA, whole genome shotgun sequence.
TGTTAACTGATAGATCAAGGATTTCAAGGTCGGGCATCCTTCCAAACTCTATTCGTACCTCTCCGCCGAGTCGATTGCAGCTCAGGTTCAGCTTGTAGAGATGAGGTAACCTGCCCAAGCTCTTTGGAATCTCCCCCTGTATGTAGTTGGAAGAAAGGTCCAGTTCTCGTAGTTCTTTTAGATTGCCGAATTCTGGTGGAATGGCTCCGGTGATGTTGTTATTTGAGATTGCCAGGAATGTGAGATTGTCCCATCTTCCCCAGTCCGGTGGGAGTGCACCTGACAGCCTATTGAATCTTAAAtccatataagaaagatgtggaTACACTCCAAGAAGTTGTGATATATCCCCGGTGAGTTGGTTTTGCTCGAGACGGACTCTGATCAATCCCGTACAGTTCTTTAAGGTCCCGGGAAGTTGACCTCTGAAGCTGTTGTTGCTCAGTGAGAGATACTGTAGGGTTCTTCCTTTGCATATGTTTGAAGGCAAGTCACCGGAGAAGAAGTTGTCTGACAAAAGAAGCGATGTCAAACCTGTGATGTTGTTTAACTCGGCAGGCAATCGACCAGACAACCGATTATTGAACAAGCTTAGGTCAGTGAGGTTCCTTAAGTTACCGAGGGATGGAGGGATTGAACCGAAAAGCTGGTTGTCATGGAGATCCATACCCATGAGCTGGGTCAGGTTTCCGAAAGTGGATGGTATCGGCCCGGAGATTTGGTTGTCGGGCAGAAAAAGTTGGGTTAACTCATTTAGATTTCCTATTTCCGGAGGGATAAAGCCTGACAATTCATTAACCCCAAGATAAAGTTTCTCTAATTTAGTTTGATTTCTTCCCATAAAGAAAGGGATATGACCTGTTAGACTATTATTGAAGAGCCCAAGTTGCACAAGGTTTAATAGATTTCCCAATTCTCTGGGGATGAATCCCGAGAGATGATTTTGATAGAGAGACAACTGGTATAGGTTCGTCAAGTTCCCTAAACTGGGAGGGATGAAGCCAGATAGTTGGTTCTTCCCAAGTGTAAGATGCATCAACTTCTGAAGTCTTCCAAGCTCCTGAGGTATGAAACCTGTAAGTTGATTATCTCGCAGGTGCAAGTGCAGAAGCCCGGTAAGATTGCCCAAGGATGGAGGGACACAACCACTTAACTGATTCTTATTGAGATATAGGAACTGGAGCGCCTTCATGGAGCCTATTTCGACCGGGAGTTTGCCCGTGAACCGGTTGCCTATGAGATCAAGATATACAAGGTTGGAGAGAGCCGAGATGGTCGGAGGAATGACGCCGTCGAGCTGGTTGTAGGAGAGGTTGAGACCGACGAGTGATCTCAGCGTTGAGAAGTTGAGAGCATCGAGTGGCCCTTCTAAGCTCATGTTCGGCAGGGACATGTCGGTGATGACAGGGCGTCCTCTGTGCGTAAGGTTGCACGTAACTCCAGTCCAATTGCACGGATTAGAGCTGAGATTCCAGGATTCAAGGAATTGCTGGCCGTGAAGGGTGGACTTCCAGTGGAGTAGGGTTCTCGCTTGTGACCCGAGTGAAGCTGTCACCGAGACAAGATGAAGAGAgagcagcagcaggaggaggagagTGGTGGAGAGGAGCCGCCAGTTGTGCAGCTGGGATGCCATAACTGCAGTGTAGCTAATCTGGGGGAGGATGTTGTACTGCGAGCAAACAAAGGGCCCCCTTATATAAAATGTATGAGATGGATGTGAACTATCGGGAACCGAGTGGGACACATTTGAGTCTCGAGCATCCTCACCAGCGGGGCTAAAGCTGGATGGTATCACCCGTTCTCATACTGTCCCCTCCGCAAAGTTTGGTGGAAGGTTAAGAACCATTCCTTTCGATCATCACCACTGATCACTTTTCATTTGTTAAAGCATAAAGTGGACTCATATTATTACTTGGAGAAATCAATGTCATATAAGAAGAAGCACAAGAAAAACTTTGTAGCAGTAGATTTCTGAGTCAAGTCAGCTGATCTTATCAAGTTCAGCATATTCCTTCTGCCAACTGGGAGTCATTTTATAATGTTAAAGAAGAATAGCTTTTGTGACATTAAAATAAGAAGAGTTTTGCTGATGATTAATTTTCTGCAGGTGCGGCCAAATGATCAAGATTCGGAATCCCATTTGAGACGTCGACTTTCTATAAATCAAATGTGCAGTTAAAACTATTGTCATTTATTAATGCATAAAGAGATatatgatttcatagcttccgacATCAGG
Coding sequences within:
- the LOC135652737 gene encoding MDIS1-interacting receptor like kinase 2-like yields the protein MASQLHNWRLLSTTLLLLLLLSLHLVSVTASLGSQARTLLHWKSTLHGQQFLESWNLSSNPCNWTGVTCNLTHRGRPVITDMSLPNMSLEGPLDALNFSTLRSLVGLNLSYNQLDGVIPPTISALSNLVYLDLIGNRFTGKLPVEIGSMKALQFLYLNKNQLSGCVPPSLGNLTGLLHLHLRDNQLTGFIPQELGRLQKLMHLTLGKNQLSGFIPPSLGNLTNLYQLSLYQNHLSGFIPRELGNLLNLVQLGLFNNSLTGHIPFFMGRNQTKLEKLYLGVNELSGFIPPEIGNLNELTQLFLPDNQISGPIPSTFGNLTQLMGMDLHDNQLFGSIPPSLGNLRNLTDLSLFNNRLSGRLPAELNNITGLTSLLLSDNFFSGDLPSNICKGRTLQYLSLSNNSFRGQLPGTLKNCTGLIRVRLEQNQLTGDISQLLGVYPHLSYMDLRFNRLSGALPPDWGRWDNLTFLAISNNNITGAIPPEFGNLKELRELDLSSNYIQGEIPKSLGRLPHLYKLNLSCNRLGGEVRIEFGRMPDLEILDLSVNSLTGRIPSQIGICLKLRSLKLNGNKFGGGIPAEISSLEYLQDALDISHNSLTGEIPSQFSKFTMLQILNLSHNNLSGGLPSSLSAMISLLIIDVSYNELEGAVPESPVFRKAPAKWFVHNKGLCGVVKGLPPCLSYTARKDDGSKHHRAIISAIIASVVVLFILLVFLGAFSLFQKTKKHSMPSENNGNKEGMTFCVFNFDGRYAYKDIVAATEDFNEKYCIGSGAYGSVYRAELASGQMLAVKKIHLQEDETTSNEQSFQNEIHTLTQIRHRNIVKLYGFCSSARHKFLVYEYMERGSLGSLLRSEAAAAELDWVKRVNIVKDVARALSYMHHDCDQPIVHRDITTNNILLDSELKACVSDFGIARLLKPDSSNWSMLAGTYGYLAPELAYEMRVTTKCDVYSFGVVTLELLIGGHGEGLVSVLSLPSSPKNTLVKYVLDQRPSLPTTEVADEVAAVLRLALCCVEHDPESRPTMKQVFGTLSTVNTLPSLPSLDVLKLSDLMNAKI